In one window of Phycisphaerae bacterium DNA:
- a CDS encoding ABC transporter permease, protein MRHWSQLATRNWRVKRIRTAGAVLAIALGTGAVVWVTCCYESVRQTMLAWAAGYVGRSHITIQSPLGKYDVFPQRLLQKIAAVDGVQTAAATLVQRLPSATEQRGAPVAPELRQPTMWDVDFQGIDLRTEFEVRPEWTERLAAGRMLAETDGLACVLEQSIAEEQGVGVGDTLLVWGTGLPEDTPTALEIVGLIRRERIARFQKGVALLRLPVLQQLSHRQAFVNSIDVVVADPTLGRVNDVGARIRAAINREFPNMLVRSAAMRIERIRMAQDQQQVVLILLSCMALLTALFIILSTLSMGMIERITQLGLLRCVGMTRAQMAWLVMAEVLPLGVLGISLGVPVGLALTGLSVWLVPQYVGRFTVSWWGVVLACGAGLATTLIAAVLPAAASATVSPLEATRPRARRAGLGALLATFAIALALLAAQYYVVQYRVQRDMAFVQWSATSVVLLYLLYASAAPLLVWIVSRLAVPITALFVAVRTRLLQDQVGFAVWRSAGICCGLMVGLSLIVGLIVFNASFKTGWQFPKQFPEAYIWSDDQIEGDVAGIVGRTPGVKNFTVANAPNVIVEERPVLVPERVLRSVTWFLGIEPDSFFRLLKLEFVEGDEASARAKLKQGGHVLVAADFARTRRKGVTEVRDEQGNVVVSNTVRVWFNSRWTTFKVAGVIDSPALDIAASYFQVQSESYMAAVGSVIGTNDDLKRLWQIDGTKLILVNFDLPPEPPPAGWPPPPGTPEAAGLSHMHYNTKLPVERRWQNYRETRVLQNILWDLRAHARYGTARELKDEIDSELTKMTYLLTAVPAVALLVAAIGVANLMTANVASRTKQLAMLRAVGATRSLVLRMVIGEALILGLLGSALGMALGLHLAWNVSIMTERMWGYALPFAVPWDYVGVAVALTVGLCIVAGVLPARHASRTNVIEALHVA, encoded by the coding sequence ATGCGGCACTGGTCGCAACTGGCTACCAGGAACTGGCGGGTTAAGCGGATCCGCACCGCCGGTGCCGTGCTGGCCATTGCGCTGGGCACCGGCGCCGTGGTGTGGGTGACGTGCTGCTACGAGTCGGTACGTCAGACCATGCTGGCGTGGGCGGCGGGGTACGTCGGCCGCAGCCACATCACGATTCAGTCGCCGCTGGGCAAATACGACGTCTTCCCGCAACGTCTGCTGCAGAAGATCGCGGCCGTGGACGGCGTGCAGACCGCGGCGGCGACGCTCGTGCAGCGCCTGCCGTCGGCGACAGAGCAGCGTGGCGCGCCGGTGGCGCCCGAGCTGCGTCAGCCGACGATGTGGGACGTGGATTTCCAGGGGATCGACCTGCGGACCGAGTTCGAGGTTCGGCCCGAATGGACGGAGCGTCTGGCGGCGGGGCGGATGCTGGCGGAGACGGACGGGCTGGCGTGCGTGCTGGAACAGTCCATCGCGGAAGAACAGGGCGTCGGCGTCGGCGACACGCTGCTGGTGTGGGGAACGGGGTTGCCGGAGGATACCCCGACGGCGCTGGAGATTGTGGGGCTGATCCGGCGGGAGCGGATCGCGCGGTTTCAAAAAGGCGTGGCGCTGCTGCGTCTGCCCGTGCTGCAGCAGCTCAGCCACCGGCAGGCATTCGTCAACTCGATCGACGTGGTGGTGGCAGATCCGACCCTGGGACGCGTCAATGATGTCGGGGCCCGGATTCGCGCGGCGATCAACCGCGAGTTCCCGAACATGCTGGTGCGCAGTGCGGCGATGCGCATCGAGCGGATTCGCATGGCGCAGGACCAGCAGCAGGTGGTGCTGATCCTGTTGAGCTGCATGGCGCTGCTGACGGCGCTGTTCATCATTCTCAGCACGCTGAGCATGGGGATGATCGAGCGCATCACGCAACTCGGGTTGCTGCGCTGCGTGGGCATGACACGCGCGCAGATGGCGTGGCTGGTGATGGCGGAGGTACTGCCATTGGGGGTGCTGGGCATCAGCCTGGGCGTACCGGTGGGCCTGGCGCTGACCGGGCTCAGTGTCTGGCTGGTGCCGCAATACGTCGGGCGCTTCACGGTCAGTTGGTGGGGCGTGGTGCTCGCGTGCGGCGCAGGGCTGGCGACGACCCTGATCGCGGCGGTCCTGCCGGCGGCGGCCTCGGCAACGGTGTCGCCGCTCGAGGCGACGCGGCCGCGCGCGCGGCGCGCGGGGCTCGGCGCGCTGCTGGCGACGTTCGCGATCGCGCTGGCGCTGCTGGCGGCACAATACTACGTCGTCCAGTACCGCGTGCAGCGCGACATGGCGTTCGTGCAGTGGTCGGCCACCTCGGTCGTGCTGCTGTACCTGCTGTACGCGAGCGCCGCCCCGTTGCTGGTCTGGATCGTCAGCCGACTGGCTGTGCCGATCACGGCCTTGTTTGTGGCGGTGCGGACGCGTCTCCTGCAGGACCAGGTGGGCTTCGCCGTCTGGCGCTCGGCCGGCATCTGCTGCGGTCTGATGGTCGGGCTGTCGCTCATCGTGGGATTGATCGTCTTTAATGCCAGCTTCAAGACGGGCTGGCAGTTCCCGAAGCAGTTCCCGGAGGCGTACATCTGGAGCGATGACCAGATCGAGGGCGATGTCGCGGGGATCGTGGGCCGCACGCCGGGCGTGAAGAACTTCACCGTTGCCAATGCGCCGAACGTCATCGTGGAGGAGCGGCCGGTGCTGGTGCCGGAGCGCGTGCTGCGCTCGGTGACCTGGTTCCTGGGGATCGAACCGGATTCGTTCTTCCGGTTGCTGAAGCTGGAATTCGTCGAGGGCGACGAGGCCTCGGCCCGCGCCAAGCTCAAGCAGGGCGGGCATGTGCTGGTGGCGGCGGACTTCGCCCGCACGCGGCGCAAGGGCGTGACCGAGGTCCGCGACGAGCAAGGCAACGTGGTGGTCAGCAACACGGTGCGCGTCTGGTTCAACAGCCGCTGGACGACGTTCAAGGTCGCCGGCGTGATCGATTCGCCCGCGCTGGATATCGCAGCCAGTTATTTCCAGGTGCAGAGTGAGTCGTACATGGCCGCGGTCGGATCGGTGATCGGGACGAACGACGACTTGAAGCGGCTCTGGCAGATTGACGGCACGAAGCTGATTCTGGTGAATTTTGACCTGCCGCCCGAGCCGCCGCCGGCCGGCTGGCCGCCGCCGCCGGGGACGCCGGAGGCTGCGGGCCTCTCGCACATGCATTACAACACAAAGCTGCCTGTGGAGCGGCGGTGGCAGAACTACCGCGAGACGCGCGTGCTGCAGAACATCCTGTGGGATCTGCGGGCCCACGCGCGCTACGGCACGGCCCGCGAGCTCAAGGACGAAATCGACAGCGAGTTGACGAAGATGACGTACCTGCTCACGGCGGTGCCGGCGGTGGCGCTGCTGGTGGCGGCGATCGGCGTCGCGAACCTGATGACGGCGAACGTCGCCAGCCGGACGAAGCAGTTGGCAATGCTGCGCGCGGTGGGGGCGACGCGCAGCCTGGTGTTGCGGATGGTGATCGGCGAGGCGCTGATCCTGGGCTTGCTCGGCAGCGCGCTGGGCATGGCGCTGGGGCTGCACCTGGCCTGGAACGTCTCGATCATGACCGAGCGGATGTGGGGCTATGCGCTGCCTTTTGCTGTGCCGTGGGACTACGTGGGCGTGGCAGTCGCCCTGACGGTCGGCTTGTGCATCGTGGCGGGCGTGCTGCCGGCACGACACGCCTCGCGGACCAACGTGATCGAAGCGCTGCACGTCGCGTAG
- a CDS encoding ABC transporter ATP-binding protein — protein MPELPPPAVTSDLVVEANALRKIYDTSGQQVTALDGVDLTVPAGRFFAIMGASGSGKSTLLHVIGGLTPPSGGVLFVEGHDLAAMSDRARTIFRRRRLGIVFQEYNLLPTLTARENVALPLLVDGQSLAGCWERVDELLAIVHLQQRADHRPDALSGGEQQRVAIARALLNDPAIILADEPTGNLDSKQSAEIWTLLRKVADERGKTILMVTHEAHGAAYADRVIVLKDGRVVGSIEPKGAADAALVATGYQELAG, from the coding sequence ATGCCGGAGCTGCCGCCGCCGGCCGTGACGAGCGACCTGGTGGTGGAAGCCAACGCGCTGCGCAAGATATACGACACGTCGGGGCAGCAGGTTACGGCGCTCGACGGTGTTGACCTGACGGTGCCAGCGGGGCGGTTCTTCGCGATCATGGGGGCGAGCGGCTCAGGCAAGAGCACGCTACTGCACGTGATTGGCGGGTTGACACCGCCGTCGGGTGGTGTGCTGTTCGTGGAAGGGCACGACCTGGCGGCGATGTCCGACCGCGCGCGGACGATCTTTCGGCGTCGCCGGCTGGGGATCGTGTTTCAGGAGTACAACCTGCTGCCGACGCTGACGGCCCGTGAGAACGTCGCGTTGCCGCTGCTGGTGGACGGACAATCCCTGGCCGGGTGCTGGGAGCGGGTGGACGAGCTGCTGGCGATCGTGCACTTGCAGCAGCGGGCGGACCATCGACCGGACGCGCTGTCCGGCGGCGAGCAGCAGCGCGTGGCGATTGCGCGGGCGCTGCTGAATGATCCGGCGATCATCCTGGCGGACGAGCCGACGGGCAACCTGGATTCTAAGCAGTCGGCAGAAATCTGGACGCTGCTGCGCAAAGTGGCGGACGAACGGGGCAAGACGATCCTGATGGTGACCCACGAGGCCCACGGGGCGGCGTACGCGGACCGCGTCATCGTGCTGAAGGACGGCCGCGTGGTGGGCTCGATCGAACCGAAAGGCGCGGCGGATGCGGCACTGGTCGCAACTGGCTACCAGGAACTGGCGGGTTAA
- the eno gene encoding phosphopyruvate hydratase — protein sequence MPLIETVVAREILDSRGNPTVEADVVLTDGTFASAAVPSGASTGENEAIELRDGDRQRYLGKGVLKAVKNVNEIIAPALVGMDPHLQEEIDRRMLELDGTPNKAKLGANAILAVSVAVAKAAAAVAGLPLYRYLGGAAAHTLPVPMMNILNGGSHADNNVDFQEFMVQPWGAPNFREGLRMGAEIFHNLKAVLKSRGYNTSVGDEGGFAPSLKSNEEALDVITLAIDKAGYKPGEDVFIALDPATSEMWDKDKGQYRFFKSNPQKYAPSDELIDLWATWCRKYPIRSIEDGMAEHDWAGWAKMTAKLGDQIQIVGDDVFVTNVQYLERGIREHSANAILVKINQIGSLTETLATVNLAMRNSFAAVISHRSGETEDTTIADFAVATNAGQIKTGSASRSDRIAKYNRLLRIEEELGDDAVYGSVFWRRS from the coding sequence ATCCCCCTGATCGAAACCGTCGTCGCGCGCGAGATCCTCGATTCGCGCGGCAACCCCACCGTCGAAGCCGACGTGGTGCTCACGGACGGCACCTTCGCCAGCGCGGCCGTCCCCAGCGGCGCCTCGACGGGCGAGAACGAGGCGATTGAGCTGCGTGACGGTGACAGGCAGCGCTACCTCGGCAAGGGCGTGCTCAAGGCGGTGAAGAACGTCAACGAGATCATCGCCCCCGCGCTGGTGGGGATGGACCCGCACCTGCAGGAAGAGATCGACCGGCGTATGCTGGAACTGGACGGGACACCCAACAAGGCCAAGCTGGGCGCCAATGCCATCCTGGCGGTGTCGGTCGCGGTCGCGAAGGCCGCCGCCGCCGTCGCGGGCCTGCCGCTCTACCGCTATCTCGGCGGGGCCGCGGCGCACACGTTGCCCGTGCCGATGATGAACATCCTCAACGGCGGCAGTCACGCGGACAACAACGTGGATTTCCAGGAGTTCATGGTCCAGCCGTGGGGCGCGCCGAATTTCCGCGAAGGGCTGCGGATGGGCGCGGAAATTTTCCACAACCTCAAGGCCGTGCTGAAGAGCAGGGGCTACAACACGTCCGTCGGCGACGAGGGCGGCTTCGCACCCAGCCTCAAGAGCAACGAGGAGGCGCTGGACGTCATTACCCTGGCCATCGACAAGGCCGGCTACAAGCCCGGCGAGGACGTGTTCATCGCGCTCGATCCGGCGACCAGCGAGATGTGGGACAAGGACAAGGGCCAGTACCGCTTCTTCAAGTCCAACCCGCAGAAGTACGCGCCCAGCGATGAACTGATCGATCTGTGGGCCACCTGGTGCCGCAAGTACCCCATCCGCAGCATCGAGGACGGCATGGCCGAGCACGACTGGGCCGGCTGGGCAAAGATGACGGCCAAGCTTGGTGACCAGATCCAGATCGTCGGCGACGACGTGTTCGTCACCAACGTGCAGTACCTCGAACGCGGCATTCGCGAGCACAGCGCCAACGCGATCCTCGTGAAGATCAACCAGATCGGCTCGCTCACCGAGACGCTTGCCACGGTCAACCTCGCGATGCGCAACTCCTTCGCCGCCGTCATCAGTCACCGCAGTGGCGAAACCGAGGATACGACCATCGCGGATTTCGCGGTCGCCACAAACGCCGGCCAGATCAAGACCGGCAGCGCCTCGCGCAGTGACCGCATCGCGAAGTACAACCGGCTGCTGCGCATTGAGGAAGAGCTGGGCGACGACGCGGTCTACGGCTCCGTGTTCTGGCGCCGGTCCTAG
- a CDS encoding histidine ammonia-lyase → MDTADLTPVVLDGARLSISDLVRVARDPRVEVRCEPQALQAVQRGWDAIRQIVADYQSALSTGRPLPRVYGVTTGFGEFKNKRIEPAHFEQMQRNILLSHSVGVGDNADPNDPINYFPVEVVRGALLLRLNAFLKGHSGVRPELVECIRRMLNRGIVPLVPIRGSLGASGDLCPLAHLFVVLLGEGRYFVVKGPEDLEYQTYAGVELREARTHLAADLGYETLPTPSFKEGLALTNGANFSAAMLALAVHDAERLANVADVSAALTLEGICGRTRAFDPRVHAARGLDGQCDSAANLRQIVTGSRQMDRADDVQDAYSVRCTPQVHGATRDAIAYARMVVERECNAATDNPLFFPGAGEPWDKQTFYANRPESFADLHAYSAGNFHGQPLALAADFLTIGVAELADIAERRTQMLLDARHNRYLPSNLIAQGGLNTGYMIAQYTAASVVSENKVLSHPASVDSIPSSSNTEDHVSMSTIAARKLRTVLGNAQAVLAIELLVAAQAVDWRVGMQRDPNTPAAAMSGAEESVAFDAATKPERRAAIAALLGRGTGAAYLALRRVAEPMLADRMLEPDIRAVRRIIDNGTLLAAVNARLETPLRGIPALERPHT, encoded by the coding sequence ATGGACACTGCTGACCTGACCCCCGTTGTGCTGGATGGAGCGCGGCTGTCGATTTCTGACCTCGTCCGCGTCGCCCGCGACCCCCGTGTCGAAGTGCGCTGCGAACCGCAAGCGCTGCAGGCCGTGCAACGCGGCTGGGACGCCATCCGGCAGATCGTGGCCGATTATCAATCCGCCCTCAGCACCGGCCGGCCGCTGCCGCGCGTCTACGGCGTCACCACCGGCTTCGGCGAGTTCAAGAACAAACGCATCGAACCCGCCCACTTCGAGCAGATGCAACGCAACATCCTGCTGAGCCACTCCGTCGGCGTCGGCGATAACGCGGACCCGAACGACCCGATCAACTATTTCCCGGTCGAGGTGGTGCGCGGAGCCCTGCTGCTGCGTCTCAACGCATTCCTGAAAGGCCACTCCGGCGTGCGGCCGGAACTGGTCGAGTGCATCCGGCGAATGCTCAATCGCGGCATCGTGCCGCTCGTACCGATCCGCGGCTCGCTCGGCGCCAGCGGCGACCTGTGCCCGCTCGCGCACCTGTTCGTCGTGCTGCTCGGCGAGGGACGCTACTTCGTGGTCAAAGGCCCCGAAGACCTGGAGTATCAGACGTACGCCGGCGTGGAATTGCGGGAGGCGCGGACGCATCTGGCGGCGGACCTGGGCTACGAGACGCTGCCGACGCCGAGCTTCAAGGAGGGGCTGGCGCTGACCAATGGCGCGAACTTCTCCGCGGCGATGCTGGCGCTCGCGGTGCACGACGCCGAGCGGCTGGCGAACGTGGCGGATGTGTCGGCCGCGCTGACGCTCGAAGGCATCTGTGGGCGGACGCGGGCGTTTGATCCGCGCGTGCATGCGGCGCGCGGGCTGGATGGGCAATGCGACAGTGCGGCGAATCTGCGGCAGATCGTCACGGGCAGCCGGCAGATGGACCGCGCCGACGATGTGCAGGATGCGTACTCGGTGCGCTGCACGCCGCAGGTGCACGGTGCGACGCGCGACGCGATCGCGTACGCGCGCATGGTCGTCGAGCGCGAGTGCAACGCCGCCACGGATAACCCGCTGTTTTTCCCTGGCGCGGGCGAGCCATGGGACAAGCAGACGTTCTACGCGAATCGGCCGGAGAGCTTCGCCGACCTGCACGCGTATTCGGCCGGGAATTTCCACGGGCAACCGCTGGCGCTGGCGGCGGATTTTCTGACGATTGGCGTCGCGGAACTCGCGGATATCGCGGAACGCCGGACGCAAATGCTGCTCGACGCCCGGCATAACCGTTATCTGCCGTCGAACCTGATTGCGCAGGGCGGGCTGAACACGGGGTACATGATCGCGCAATACACGGCGGCGAGCGTGGTGTCGGAGAACAAGGTACTGTCGCATCCGGCGTCGGTGGACTCGATCCCGTCGTCATCGAACACGGAGGATCACGTGTCGATGTCGACGATTGCAGCGCGGAAGTTGCGGACGGTGCTGGGCAATGCGCAGGCGGTCTTGGCGATCGAGCTGCTGGTGGCGGCACAGGCGGTGGATTGGCGCGTGGGGATGCAGCGCGATCCGAACACACCGGCGGCAGCGATGTCGGGGGCGGAAGAGTCGGTCGCGTTTGACGCCGCGACGAAACCGGAGCGGCGAGCCGCGATTGCAGCGCTACTTGGGCGCGGGACGGGGGCGGCGTATCTCGCGCTGCGGCGCGTGGCCGAGCCGATGCTGGCAGATCGCATGCTGGAGCCGGACATTCGGGCGGTGCGGCGGATCATCGATAATGGGACGCTGCTGGCGGCGGTGAACGCACGGCTGGAGACGCCGCTGCGGGGAATCCCGGCGCTGGAAAGACCGCACACATGA
- a CDS encoding tetratricopeptide repeat protein: MKLFAAFIAVCAIMVGVTAWFVFSGLEFGPAEAGVAPPLPRPAPPEDRLPAPSPDPLPGIEARAAEQHVPTAVPGEATRAHVLAASTVPAATAPAAQATVRWAADPVEQADRRRLEAARAALRSDPDHPAALRDELAALVGLRRWEEAANTATRLVSLTPGDDELRFELGALQIKARRWTEAIATLRDWVARHPAEPRGWFNLAVAHQAAGHLADARATWDRCMALAPSVEARARRGEVLLDVEDWAAAADDFAAACAEQGSSPELTLNLALALWKLGRTGEARTRLLALLAEHPRHVPTLNRLAEMAWAACVAAAPDERQPCEEAAEWCRRSLECDPTQPEIEALRAAALRPRS, translated from the coding sequence GTGAAGCTGTTCGCCGCGTTCATTGCTGTGTGCGCGATTATGGTGGGGGTCACGGCGTGGTTCGTCTTCAGCGGCCTGGAATTCGGGCCGGCTGAGGCGGGGGTCGCTCCGCCGCTGCCGCGCCCGGCGCCGCCCGAGGATCGTCTCCCGGCACCTTCCCCTGATCCGCTCCCTGGAATCGAAGCGCGCGCTGCCGAACAGCATGTGCCGACCGCGGTGCCGGGCGAAGCGACGCGGGCCCACGTTCTTGCCGCGTCGACTGTTCCGGCCGCGACCGCGCCTGCGGCGCAGGCGACCGTGCGGTGGGCCGCTGACCCGGTGGAACAGGCGGATCGCCGGCGGCTTGAGGCGGCCCGGGCGGCGCTGCGGAGCGATCCGGACCATCCGGCCGCGCTGCGCGACGAGCTGGCGGCACTGGTGGGGCTGCGACGGTGGGAGGAGGCGGCCAATACTGCAACGCGGCTCGTAAGCCTGACGCCGGGCGATGATGAGCTGCGGTTTGAGCTGGGGGCCCTGCAGATCAAGGCGCGGCGCTGGACGGAGGCCATTGCCACGCTGCGCGACTGGGTGGCGCGTCATCCGGCTGAGCCGCGCGGCTGGTTTAACCTCGCGGTAGCGCACCAGGCGGCGGGGCATCTGGCGGATGCGCGTGCAACCTGGGACCGGTGCATGGCGTTGGCGCCGAGCGTCGAGGCGCGGGCACGGCGCGGTGAAGTCCTGCTGGACGTGGAGGACTGGGCGGCGGCGGCGGACGATTTTGCCGCGGCGTGCGCGGAGCAGGGGAGTTCGCCGGAGCTGACCCTCAATCTGGCGCTGGCGCTGTGGAAGCTCGGTCGGACGGGCGAGGCGCGGACTCGCTTGCTGGCGCTCCTTGCCGAACATCCGCGTCACGTGCCGACGTTGAACCGGCTGGCGGAAATGGCGTGGGCGGCCTGCGTGGCCGCGGCGCCCGACGAGCGGCAGCCATGCGAAGAGGCTGCCGAGTGGTGTCGGCGTTCGCTGGAGTGTGACCCGACGCAGCCGGAAATCGAAGCGCTGCGGGCGGCAGCGCTGCGGCCGCGGAGTTGA
- a CDS encoding zinc metalloprotease HtpX, with protein sequence MRWLNNIKTAVLLGSLMSLCMAVGYFVGGGTQGLIWGFLAGGLGNLIAYFFSDKIALATMGAREVPREDMPWLHDMVERLAVRAGLPKPRVFVCPQAAPNAFATGRNPQHAAVAVTAGMLRGFPPHEIEGVLAHELAHVKHRDVLISTVAAVLAGMISMMGYLLMFGGGRDRDNPLAGIGALAMLILSPLAAGLIQAAISRQREFAADSYGGELCGDPLKLVGALARLQAGNERIPTDTNPAFHNLYIMEPLSSRGVMSLFSTHPPTEARIAALRRQASSQR encoded by the coding sequence ATGCGTTGGCTGAACAACATCAAGACGGCGGTTCTGCTCGGCTCGCTCATGAGCCTGTGCATGGCGGTGGGCTATTTCGTCGGTGGCGGGACGCAGGGCCTGATCTGGGGCTTTCTGGCCGGCGGGCTCGGCAATCTGATTGCGTATTTCTTCAGCGACAAGATCGCGCTGGCGACCATGGGGGCGCGCGAAGTGCCGCGCGAGGACATGCCGTGGCTGCACGACATGGTAGAGCGGCTGGCCGTGCGGGCCGGGCTGCCCAAGCCGCGGGTCTTTGTCTGCCCGCAGGCCGCGCCGAATGCGTTCGCGACGGGGCGGAACCCGCAGCACGCGGCGGTAGCGGTCACGGCCGGGATGCTGCGCGGCTTCCCACCGCATGAAATCGAGGGTGTGCTCGCCCACGAACTAGCGCACGTCAAGCATCGCGACGTGCTCATCAGCACGGTCGCGGCGGTCCTTGCGGGCATGATCAGCATGATGGGTTATCTGCTGATGTTCGGCGGCGGGCGCGACCGGGATAATCCGCTGGCGGGGATCGGCGCGCTCGCGATGCTGATTCTCTCACCGCTGGCGGCGGGTTTGATCCAGGCGGCCATTTCGCGGCAGCGGGAGTTTGCCGCGGACTCCTATGGCGGTGAGCTGTGCGGCGATCCGCTGAAGCTGGTGGGGGCGCTGGCGCGTCTGCAGGCTGGCAACGAGCGCATCCCGACGGACACGAACCCGGCGTTCCACAACCTGTACATCATGGAGCCGCTCTCGTCCCGCGGGGTCATGTCGCTGTTCAGCACCCACCCCCCGACGGAGGCGCGCATCGCCGCCCTGCGGCGCCAGGCAAGCTCGCAGCGGTAG
- a CDS encoding HAD family phosphatase — protein MSLGVIFDMDGVLVDSGPAHHQSWQRLAEQHGIAVSAEQFKQAFGRPSRDIIRMLWGEQVTDDEVARYDAEKEGVYRELIGTKVPLMPGCRKLLTRLRQAGYTLGVATSGPPENLDLVLSEGLIANYFDAEVHGFDVALGKPAPDCFLLTADRLQMPPSKCVVVEDAPVGIAAALAAGMKVIGLAGTHPPERLQAAGANSVVRSLDEITPDLVRSVATAP, from the coding sequence ATGTCGCTCGGCGTGATCTTCGACATGGATGGCGTGCTCGTGGACTCCGGCCCGGCCCACCACCAGAGCTGGCAACGTCTCGCCGAGCAGCATGGCATCGCAGTTTCCGCCGAGCAGTTCAAGCAGGCTTTCGGTCGCCCCAGCCGCGACATCATCCGCATGCTGTGGGGCGAGCAGGTGACCGACGACGAGGTGGCCCGTTACGACGCCGAGAAAGAGGGCGTCTATCGCGAGTTGATCGGCACGAAGGTGCCGCTCATGCCCGGTTGTCGGAAGTTGTTGACCCGGCTCCGGCAGGCCGGTTACACGCTCGGCGTCGCCACATCCGGCCCGCCGGAGAATCTCGACCTCGTCCTCTCGGAGGGTTTGATCGCGAACTACTTTGACGCCGAGGTGCATGGCTTCGACGTGGCCCTGGGCAAACCCGCCCCGGATTGTTTCCTCTTAACGGCCGACCGTCTGCAAATGCCGCCATCGAAGTGCGTCGTCGTCGAAGATGCCCCGGTCGGCATCGCCGCCGCGCTGGCCGCGGGCATGAAAGTCATCGGCCTCGCGGGCACGCATCCGCCGGAGCGACTGCAGGCCGCCGGCGCCAACAGCGTTGTCCGTAGCCTCGACGAAATCACCCCCGACCTGGTGCGCAGCGTCGCCACCGCCCCGTGA